Proteins encoded by one window of Camelus bactrianus isolate YW-2024 breed Bactrian camel chromosome 9, ASM4877302v1, whole genome shotgun sequence:
- the REG4 gene encoding regenerating islet-derived protein 4, protein MASKGLWLLLLLNCAASTEVLGEIVRPSCAPGWFHHRSNCYGYFQKLRTWSDAELECQLHGNRSHLASILNFKEAHTIAKYILGYQRGKPVWIGLHDPQKTQQWQWMDGAMYAYRTWSGKSVGRNESCAEMNAKNKFLTWNSEECSKRHHFLCKYQP, encoded by the exons ATGGCTTCGAAAGGGCTGTGGCTGCTTCTACTGCTGAACTGTGCAGCCAGCACTGAAGTCCTGGGTG AGATCGTGAGGCCCAGCTGTGCTCCTGGATGGTTTCACCACAGGTCCAATTGCTACGGATACTTCCAGAAGCTGAGGACCTGGTCTGACGCTGAG CTCGAGTGTCAGTTGCATGGAAACAGATCCCATCTGGCCTCTATCCTGAATTTTAAGGAAGCCCACACCATAGCAAAGTACATACTTGGCTATCAAAGAGGCAAGCCCGTGTGGATTGGCCTGCATGACCCGCAGAAG ACGCAGCAGTGGCAGTGGATGGACGGGGCCATGTATGCTTACAGAACCTGGTCTGGCAAGTCAGTGGGCAGGAATGAGTCCTGTGCTGAGATGAACGCCAAGAACA AGTTTTTGACTTGGAACAGTGAAGAATGCAGCAAGCGCCATCACTTCCTGTGCAAGTACCAACCGTAG